AGGAAGAACTGAAAGGGATCATGGAATCATATTCATTCTTCACAATATAATTTCCTTCTTTGTTGATGAGGCCATATTTTCCATTTTCTTTCACCACCGCACATCCGCGAATGAACGACCATGCATTTTCATATTTCGCATCGATGAGCATATCGCCATTCTCATTGATGTAACCGTATTTCCCTTTCACTTTCACATACGCCATATATTTTCCGTTATGCGAGCAGGAGGAGAGCAGAACGCCGGTAATAATTAATGGAGCGAGAAAAAATTTCTTCATGTCTAAAGGTAGGTAATGGTTATTGGGTTATTAGGTGTTGGATGTTGTTTATTAATAATTATCGGTGCGATCAGTCAGGGTGTCTGAAATCCAAATTAAAAACGGATAATCAATGTCTCAATACCTTAATTACCTCAACAACCCAATACCTTACGCCATCTCCTTATTGATACTTGTTTTCTTCACGAGCTTGTCATCGATCTCACCGAAGATCAGGTTCCAGTCGGCGCCGCAGGTTTTCTCATGAAGATTGGGGCGATCGACAACAAGATTTTTCCATCGCGCAAATTGTTTTGGATTGCGAAGCATATCGAGGAATTCGCTGTACTCTTCATAGCGATTGAAAAAATCTCCGGCAAGCAAATAGTGTACGAGCGAGAAAGCGGTTTCATATCCTTTGTAATTCGATTCGGAAGTGGAACTGAGGTTGGCAAGGTTAAATGATTCGGGATCATAAAATATATTCACAAATTTTTCCACGAGATCATACGCTCCGTCAATGTGTTTTTTCTTTTCCGTCATCGCGATCATTCCTTTTTCTTTTCCTTCTTTCATCAGCACATCGAGCGCTTCGGCAAATAATTTTGAACTGTTCATGCCGAGATAAACGCCGGAAGCAAAAATGGGATCGAGAAATTTTCCTGCATCGCCGAGCATCGCAAAATTGTGGCCGAAAGTTTTTTCTGCATAATAAGAAAAATCGGAAACAGCAATGAGCGGTTGTGCAATGGAAGCATTTTCAAGAATGTCATTGGTAAAAGCACATTCCCGCACTTCCTGCAGGTAGAATTGCATTTGCCAGTCCTCTTCATTTCCGAGCGCTTTGAATTTCGCTTTCTGTTCTTTCAGGTATTTTCTGTCAATTATGAGTCCCACACTGATGCGGTCTTTTCCCACGGGCTGAATGCCGAACCACCCGCTCTTCCGCTGATCGAGATAACAGATCTGCAACAATCCCACATCGATGCCCTGCACGTACT
This DNA window, taken from Bacteroidota bacterium, encodes the following:
- a CDS encoding tryptophan 7-halogenase, producing MAEKLYDFIIIGGGPTGSSAAIYLRWKGYSVLVLEREKFPRQHVGESLLPFCYSLFKELGVFEEMKKRFVRKPGARFVNSNGTKSSTWCFRNIIPDESYLSFHVVRADFDKMLLDHARTHGAKVREETKVESVDLDRSDDMVEVKASCAETQLTFRCKFLIDATGQDTFLARRLGDKKAYKELDRIAFLTHWKGAKYVQGIDVGLLQICYLDQRKSGWFGIQPVGKDRISVGLIIDRKYLKEQKAKFKALGNEEDWQMQFYLQEVRECAFTNDILENASIAQPLIAVSDFSYYAEKTFGHNFAMLGDAGKFLDPIFASGVYLGMNSSKLFAEALDVLMKEGKEKGMIAMTEKKKHIDGAYDLVEKFVNIFYDPESFNLANLSSTSESNYKGYETAFSLVHYLLAGDFFNRYEEYSEFLDMLRNPKQFARWKNLVVDRPNLHEKTCGADWNLIFGEIDDKLVKKTSINKEMA